DNA from Synechococcus elongatus PCC 6301:
CGGGCAATGTCAAAGGCAACTCGGCCAATGCGATCAATCTCATCCTCGCGGTAGACCATGGTGTTGAAAGCTCGCTGTCGTCCCTGTTCATCGGCGAAGCAGCCTTTAGGTTCCCCAAAGTAAATGCCGCCGGTCAGTTCTCGCACCACCATCAAATCGACGCCTTCGATCACTTCCCGTTTGAGGGAGGAGGCATCAACCAATTGAGGCAAAATTGCGGCGGGCCGCAGATTGGCAAACAGACCTAAGCCAGCTCGCAGACCTAAAAGACCGGTTTCCGGACGCTGCGATCGCGGCAAGGAATCCCACTTGTAGCCCCCGATCGCAGCCAGTAGGACAGCATCACTGTTGCGACAGGTCGCCAACGTGGCTTCAGGCAGGGGCTCACCGGTGGCATCGATTGCCGATCCGCCGATCAGTGCTTCCTCAAATTCAAAGTTGAGGTCAAACTGGCGACCGATTGCCCGCAGGATGTCAACGGTCACTGCCATAATCTCGGGACCGATGCCATCGCCAGGAAGCAGGGTAATCCGATAGGAGCGGGTCATGGGCGATCGCCTGAAGTCAGCGATTTTCACTGTACTAGAACCGCCTCCTCTCACCCAAAACTGAGCTGAGCCACCCCAAGAAAGGTCTGGGTCAACCTACTGGAAAATGACAGGTAGCCTACCCTGCCCAGCGAGCGAGCGCCCGAGGTTGGAGAGACTACTAGGACATCACGAGGCAGTGATGGAAGAAGGTTTGCAGGCGATCGAGCAGGCGGAGCGCGGGACGATGCTCGAGCTCTTGCTCAATTTCACAGAGAACTGCTGCCTCACGGGCGTCAATAAGGCTATCAGCGTAGATGACGCTGCTGATTTGCTCTAGCAAGGCTTCAACATCCTCACGACGGGGATGCTGTCTCAAATAAGCTGTTAGCCACTGTTCGAAAACAGCAGGCGAAATCGGTGTCGTTCGAGTCATGAGATCCTGAAATTCCGGATCGGCAGCCAAACGATGTTTTTCTAGCAAGCCCTTCAGGTAATTTCTTTCCTCGGGCTGCATATCGCCATCTAGCCAAGCAGCGCCAATGAGTAAGCGTAAAACAGAGCGTTGGTCGTGGGGCTCAAGGGTCAAGGGACGCATGGTTACAGACACCAATGCAACTGAGGAAAAGATTTCGGAGTCCAACCTCTCTCCTAGGATAGAGGGCCACCGAAAAAGTCGTGAGTTTCGCAAACCATTCTTTATGTTCAGGGCTTAAAATCAATCTGGTAGGTGTCAACCCGAAAACCAGAAGCGATTGTGCACCTGGGCTGAGCGATCGCTTGATCTCTTTCGGATGACATAGCGGGATTGTGATGGCCACAAACAACTGCCATAAAATAAAATGACATAAGTCTAAAGCTTAATGTTTGTTGCAGCTTTTTGAATGGTCATATGCTCAGTGTTTTTTATGATTTATAAATGACAATGAGTAGTTTAAGCTTTTGATATTGACCAAGCAAAAAAGAACTTTTGTGGTGAAATCTAGGGTTGGATTCAACTTTATAAATACAGGGTGAATACTGCGGGTTTTATAAATCCGTTGAAGTTTTTTAAGGTCAGGCGTAGAAGGGTGTCTGACGGCACTGCGATAGTGTTGTCAGACTCGCTTGGTCTGCCCCCATAACTCGCGATCGCGGAAGCCAAATCAGGACTGGTTGCGAGCGTTTGTCTCTGGCTGGCGATCCCAATCGGTTAAGGGAGTTGTCGCGCTTCAGTTTCACACTCAGCGGCCCTAGAACTCTGTTGGAGAGGGCGATCGGCAAAGTTTTTGGTCAGCCTGCTTGACAGCCACTGTTGCAGGCTGCAATATTAATAACTGCGCAAAGACGCGGGCGATTAACTCAGGGGTAGAGTACCACCATGACAAGGTGGGAGCCACTGGTTCAAATCCAGTATCGCCCATACTCAAGCCAGACAACCTAAGCGGTTACTCTTTCCATCCGTACTAGCCTTCGATAGTGCAGCGGATGCTAGCTCGGCTTAGTCTTGGCTGCTGTCAGCATGATAGGAGCTGCGCACGAGTGGCCCCGATCGCACCTGCTGAAAACCCAAATCTCGGGCGATCGCCCCCAGTTCCTCAAATTCAGCTGGCGTCCAATAGCGCTGCACCGGTAGGTGAGCTAGAGAGGGCTGGAGATATTGCCCCAAGGTCAGGCGATCGCAACCGACTTGCCGCAGCGCCTGCATCGTTTCAATCACTTCAGCCTGGGTTTCGCCCAGACCCAACATCAAACCTGACTTCGTGGGAATCATGGGAGCTTGCTGCTTCGCTAGCGCCAGCAACCGTAGCGAGCGATCGTAGCGAGCGCCGCGCCGCACTTGGCCTTGCAGTCGCTCGACGGTTTCAAGGTTGTGGTTAAAGCAAGCGGGTTGTTCAGCGAGAACAACTGCCAAGCGATCCGCCTGAGCCTGTTCAGCGCGATCGCGATCGGGTTCGCCCCCCCAAAAGTCTGGGGTCAACACTTCAATTTGGGTCTGAGGACAGCGCTGGGTGATCGCTTGCATCGTAGCGGCGAATTGAGTCGCACCCTGATCCGGCCGATCATCTCGGGCAACCGCTGTCAGCACCACATACTGGAGGCCCAAGGTCTCAACCGCTTCGGCCACGCGATCGGGTTCAGTCGGATCCAGTGGCAGCGGTGCATGGCCTTTATCTACTTGGCAAAAAGCACAGGACCGCGTACAGGTCGGTCCCATCAGTAAAAAGGTGGCTGTCCCCCGGGCATAGCATTCGCCCCGATTTGGACAGCGGCCTTCCTCACAAATGGTGTGAATCTGGCGTTGTTTGACAATTTGTTGGACGCGCGAGACCTGACTGGCAAACCCCAGGCCTGATCGCAGCCAAGGGGGGAGGGTGGAAGCGGGCGGTCTAGAGGCACTCACCGCAAAAGTCCAACGCTGCAGGCATTGTGGCACGGTTGACCCCAGCCTGAGCTGCTCGTTCCAGTTGAGACAGTCTCAAGATCGGCAACCAGGGGCGCAAGCTTCTGGTCCCGGAGAATTGTCTTCTTCACTTCGTCCTAACTGGATTAGAGAATGCAACATCAGTCCTGAGTTTGGGTGGTGGCCTAGCCGCCGAAGTAGATGCGAACGGTCTGCAAGCCTGCCTTACGCAGCGTCTGCAGTACTGTATTGAGCTGGCTAGACTGGGCGTAGGGGCCAACTACCACGAAGTTGCCCAGCGGTAGCGATCGGCTCTGAACCTGTCCGCCCTGCAGGTCGAAGCGAGTCAGGACGCTCGTCAGAGCTGGTACGTCTTGGCCGAAGCTAGGAATCGCCAGGTAATAGCCCCGGTTGTAGGTGGTGGGAATCGGTTGGGGCGTGTTGGCGAAGGGACTCGGCAGTTCCAACGAAGGAATCAAGCGGCCATCGACCGTGTCTTTGGCAAAGCCGGTGATTCCCAAAGCTTGAAATTGTTGCAGCCGTTGTTTGGCTTCAGTTGCGCCGGTAAAGGTACCCAGAGTGATAACCGTGCGCCCTTCGAAGTTGAGGAAGCCAACGCTGGGGTCTATCGTCCGCATAATATCGAGCAGCGCTTGGCTCGAACTATTGACGAAGACAACATAGTTGCCGGTACTAGGAGAGGGTACCGATCCTCCCGTCGGGACAGGAACGGAGGTTCCTGCTGGCACAACAGGTGTCACTGTGGGGGGCGCAGGCTGTACAGGGATGGGCGCTGAAGGAACAGCCGTTGGGGGCGGCGGTGGCAAAATATCTTGCGCGATCGCACTAGCGGCGGGAATGAGGCTGCTCGAAAGGCTACTGAGAAGTAGAAGAAACGATCGCACAGGCATTTGGCTTTGGGGCTCCAAGCCCTCCCTTCGCTGGCAGTGAGTCTAACGGGTTGATCTCCGCCTCGCAAGTTGTCGGTGTTAGCCTAGAACTGCTACTGCTGCCCAAGTTGACAGAAATAATGGAGCGCGTTGTCGTCGGACTCTCTGGCGGAGTCGATAGTTCCGTCGCTGCGGCGTTACTACATCGCCAAGGCTACGCCGTAGAAGGGTTGACGCTCTGGCTGATGAAGGGCAAGGGACAGTGCTGCTCGGAAGGCATGGTGGATGCGGCCGGCATCTGTGAGCAAATGGGCGTGCCTTATCACGTCGTTGATAGCCGCGATCGCTTCCAGGAGGCGATCGTTGATTACGTTGTCCAAGGCTACGAAGCTGGCATTACGCCGCTGCCCTGTTCGCAGTGCAATCGGGCCGTCAAGTTTGGGCCAATGCTTGACTACGCCAAAACTGAGTTAAAGGCTGATGCGATCGCGACGGGGCATTATGCGCGTCTGCGCCAGAATCCTGAAACGGGGCGGACAGAGCTGCTGCGCGCCGTCGATCGCAATAAGGATCAGACGTACTTTCTCTACGATCTCCCTCAATCGGTACTTCAATCCGTCAAGTTCCCCTTGGGTGAATTGACCAAACCGGAGACCCGCCAAATTGCAGCTGAGCTGGGGCTGCGTACCGCCGAAAAACCGGAAAGTCAGGATCTTTGCTTGGCAGAAGTCCATGGCTCGATGCGGGCATTTCTTGATCGCTACATCGAGTCGCGCGAAGGCGAGATTGTTGATCAGAGTGGTCGCGTTCTGGGCAAACACACGGGCATCCATCACTACACAATTGGCCAACGCAAGGGCTTGGGGATTGCCCATAGTGAGCCGCTCTACGTGATTGCGATCGATCCGATTCAGAATCGTGTGGTCGTCGGCGATCGCCATAGTGCAGCCCAATCTGAATGCACGGTCTCGCGGGTCAATTGGGTTTCGATCGCCCAACCTGATGCCCCGATTCAAGCGGCCGTCCAAGTGCGCTATCGCTCGGCACCCGTACCCTGTACCGTGATTCCCCTAGCGGGCGATCGGGCTCGTATTTTGTTTGCAGACCCCCAGTTCAGCATTACGCCCGGCCAAGCGGCGGTTTGGTATGACGGCGATCGCCTTCTGGGTGGAGGCCTGATTGATCGCGTGGAGCGAACAACGGAGCCAGTCTAGGCATCATCGCCACTGCGCAGAATCGATTTGAGGTGCTTGAGCCCCTTTTTGACTTGGCGCGACACTGTGACCGCGCTCAGACCGAGTTTTTCAGCAACCTCGCGCTGGGTCAGGTCATAGAAAAAGACAAACTCGAGAATTTCACGAGTTCTCTGCTCGAGCAGCTGCATTGCTTGCTGGAGTCGAATCCGATCCTCTTCGGCAAGCTGAAAACTGCGATATTTCGGATCTGCGATCGAGTCGCCGAGGCTTGTGACCTGCTCCTCATCGGCGTACAACGGCTGGTCGAGGCTGAGAGTGGTGCGATTGCGGCCAATCAGACGCACCTCTTGCCATTCCTCAGCATCCAAGCCCAAGCCCTGGCGCAGCTCTTCCTCCGTGGGTGATCGCCCTAGTTCACGCTGGAGTTTATGGCGGAGGGGGTCAATTTGCTGATGAAGTTCGGCCCAGCGCCGGGGTACTCGCACAGTGCCACTGCGATCGCGCAGATAGTGTTGAATCTCGCCGCGGATATAGGGTACTGCGAACGAACTAAATGCTTTACCCCGCTCCAGTTCAAAGCGATCGATCGCCGCAATTAACCCCAAGGATCCAATCTGCACAAGCTCCTCAAAGCTTTCGGGGCAGCGTTGCACCCAGCGGTAGGCTTCCTGACGCACCAACCCCAAATTCAGCTCAACGAGTCGATTCCGAATTCGATGATCACGCGTCTGTTGATACTGCCGTAGCAACAGAAACGTTTGTCGGCGGGGGTCAGAGGAGAGAGGTTCGCCCACATTGCTAACCAAGCAGAGGCAGCGTTTATTGCCCTAAGAATCGCACAAGCTTTGCAGCGACAGCGGTAAACGTTGAACTTGTTGACTAAAGCAGTACCCGGGACTGACCTAGACAGGAACTCAAATCCTAGTCATGAGGCCTAAGGTAACCCTACTGCCCTCTGGAGCGGTCGCACTGTCAACAGCACGACTTCACATTTGCTACATGAAGTGGCACGGCAATAGTCATCGGGATTGACCGGAATTCCAGCGTTCAGGTTGTGAAGTCGATACTGCTATTGAGGGGGGCTAACGAGGGCTTTCAGCATAGTGACGGAAGCGATCGAGATCGGCTTTGAGGGTGCCTTCAACAATGCGCCCCAAGAATAGCTTGTCCATCAATGGGCCAAGGCCGCCCGGAATCGCGTAGGAAATGCTCAGCCGCACGATGCTGTGATCTTGGCGATCGTAGAAACGAATGGCACCCCGATTGGGCAGACCATCCACTGACTCCCACTGGATTAACTGCTGCGGTACCAGCCGCGTAATCCGTGACAGCCAGCTAAACTCAAATCCCTGAGAAGCGAGCTTCCATCGCGACAGCTCGGGATCGTCTTTCTGGACTTGCACCGAGTCGATCCACTTCATCCAGCGGGGCATTTGCTCCAGATCCGACCACAGTTCCCAAGCACGCGCCACGGGAACAGCGACTTCGACCTGTACGCTATGTTCGAGCCAATCGCTCATCCAAGATCCTCGAGACTGGGTTCGATCGCTGCCCGCCGATTACGCAGCGATCGCCTGAGCTTCTAACATTGCTTTGGCGGCCCGGCGTCCCGAAATCGTGGCTCCCTCCATGCTATCGATGTAGTCCTGCTGCGTGTAGCTGCCGGCCAGGAAGAAGTTAGCGATCGGGGTTTTTTGATCAGGGCGGAATGGATCCATGCCCGGTGCCTCCCGATAGAGCGATTGCGCCAACTTGACTACATTGGACCAAGTCATATTGAGATCGCGGCTGCTGGGGAAGAGCTCATGCACTTGCTTGAGCACATGCTGAGCGATGTCTTCGTTCTTCATGGCAATGAAGGGATCGCCGGGTGTTAGAACGCATTGCAAGAGGGATCCTTGGCCTTTGCGGTAGTAGTCCTTGGGACTACTCAGGGCGAGGTCAGTAAAGCAAGAGAAATCGGCGTCAGCGGTGTAGAGCAGGTTATCGAGGCCAGTCGCATGGTCGAGTTGGTGCCGTTTTTCGCGATCGACCAGCTCGGTCACCCAGCCATCGAAGCGCAGTTGCACCGTCGCGACCGGCACCGCATCCAGCTTGTAGATGTTGTCGAACTCCGACCACTTGCGCCAGGCCTCCGGCAGCAAACGCTGAATTCCCGGCACATCGCAGGCCGCCAGATACACATCTGCTTCCACCCGTTCCACGGCATCACCGTCAGCGATCTGTAGACCTGTGACCACGGTTTGACCGTTGGTTTCCGTATATTCAATCTCCCGCACCCGTCGCTGCAGGTGCAGCGTTGCCCCTCGCGCTTGGATGTAGTCCAGAATCGGCTTGTGCAAATATTCCGCCGGAGAGCCTGCCAACAGATTCAGTTTCGAGGCTTCAGTCTTTGCGGCGAACATCTGGAAGACCGTCAGCATGCAGCGCGCTGAAATGTTCTCGGTATCGATGAAGCCTAGGGCATAGGCGATCGGGTTCCACATCCGTTTGAGGCTGCCTTCGCTGCCGCCGTGACTGCGGAACCAATCGGCAAAGCTGATCCGATCAAGGGCACGGATGATTTTCATCGCCCCTTCGTAGTCAAGGATGCCGCGCACGAGGGGGCTAGTGCCCAGTGCCAGTGCGCTTTGCAGCTTGTCCAGCCAGGTCAGTTGGCTGGTGGTGAAGAAGGCCTTGAGGCCATTGAAAGGAGCGCCGATCGGGAAGCGGAAATCCAGCTCACCGACTTCGCCGCCTTTGTTGATGAAGGTGTGGGTATGGGCTTTTGGCAGTAGATTCTCGAAGGCCCCCACTTTGCGCATCAGGGCGAAGAGGTTGGCGTAGTTGAAGAAGAAGACGTGCAGCCCCATTTCAATGTGGTTGCCATCAGCATCGATCCAGCTACCGACTTTGCCACCGACAAAGGGACGAGAGTCGTAGATCGCAACTTGGTGTCCAGCATCCACGAGGTCAATGGCAGCGGCGAGACCGGCCAAACCAGCACCGACAATGGCAACGCGCATAGGACCCAGAAATGCAGAACTATCACAACGAATTGTAAAGGACTGCGATCGCCTCCCTCGCTTCAGCAATGCATCTCAATGGTCGATCTCAGACCGATCCCCATTGCTCGGTATAGTTGAGAAAAATTTCTGAGGGCATCCCGTGAAAGCAGTGACACTGCTCGGTTCAACCGGCTCGATCGGGACACAAACCCTAGACATTCTTGAGCAGTATCCCGATCGCTTTCGCCTCGTAGGGCTGGCGGCTGGTCGTAATGTGGCGCTGTTGTCGGAGCAAATTCGGCGGCACCGACCAGAGATTGTGGCGATTCAAGATGCAGCTCAGCTGTCGGAACTGCAAGCGGCGATCGCAGACCTTGATAATCCGCCGCTCATCCTGACCGGTGAGGCAGGTGTCACGGAAGTGGCTCGCTACGGTGATGCCGAGATTGTTGTCACTGGCATTGTCGGTTGCGCTGGTCTGCTACCCACGATCGCCGCGATCGAAGCCGGCAAGGATATCGCCCTTGCCAACAAAGAAACCCTGATTGCAGCAGGCCCAGTGGTCCTGCCACTCCTGCAAAAGCACGGTGTCACCATTACGCCTGCCGACTCCGAGCACTCCGCGATCTTTCAGTGCATCCAAGGGCTTTCAACCCATGCTGATTTTCGGCCTGCTCAAGTCGTGGCAGGGCTGCGACGGATTCTCCTGACTGCCAGTGGCGGCGCTTTTCGGGACTGGCCGGTCGAACGGCTGTCGCAAGTAACTGTCGCAGATGCGCTCAAGCATCCCAACTGGTCGATGGGGCGCAAGATTACCGTCGACTCCGCCACCTTGATGAATAAAGGCCTCGAGGTGATCGAAGCCCACTATCTCTTCGGCTTGGATTACGACTACATCGACATCGTCATCCATCCCCAGAGCATCATCCACTCGCTGATTGAGCTAGAAGATACCTCCGTCTTGGCGCAATTGGGCTGGCCGGATATGCGACTGCCCTTGCTCTACGCCCTCTCCTGGCCCGATCGCCTCTCTACTCAATGGTCGGCGCTCGATCTGGTCAAAGCGGGCAGCTTGGAGTTCCGGGAACCGGATCACGCCAAATACCCCTGCATGGACTTGGCCTACGCCGCCGGTCGCAAAGGCGGCACAATGCCAGCCGTCTTGAATGCGGCGAATGAGCAAGCCGTCGCCCTCTTCCTAGAGGAGCAAATTCACTTCTCGGATATTCCGCGCCTGATTGAACGTGCCTGCGATCGCCACCAAACGGAGTGGCAACAGCAACCGAGCTTGGATGACATTTTGGCCTACGACGCTTGGGCACGGCAGT
Protein-coding regions in this window:
- the leuB gene encoding 3-isopropylmalate dehydrogenase, producing MTRSYRITLLPGDGIGPEIMAVTVDILRAIGRQFDLNFEFEEALIGGSAIDATGEPLPEATLATCRNSDAVLLAAIGGYKWDSLPRSQRPETGLLGLRAGLGLFANLRPAAILPQLVDASSLKREVIEGVDLMVVRELTGGIYFGEPKGCFADEQGRQRAFNTMVYREDEIDRIGRVAFDIARKRGKRLCSVDKANVLEVSQLWRDRMTLLGSDYADVELSHLYVDNAAMQLVRWPKQFDTIVTGNLFGDILSDIAAMLTGSIGMLPSASLGAEGPGVFEPVHGSAPDIAGQDKANPLAQVLSAAMMLRYGLDEPEAAARIEAAVNQVLDQGYRTGDLYSEGMTLVGCKGMGDALLAALESPVSA
- a CDS encoding TerB family tellurite resistance protein; the protein is MRPLTLEPHDQRSVLRLLIGAAWLDGDMQPEERNYLKGLLEKHRLAADPEFQDLMTRTTPISPAVFEQWLTAYLRQHPRREDVEALLEQISSVIYADSLIDAREAAVLCEIEQELEHRPALRLLDRLQTFFHHCLVMS
- the lipA gene encoding lipoyl synthase, translating into MSASRPPASTLPPWLRSGLGFASQVSRVQQIVKQRQIHTICEEGRCPNRGECYARGTATFLLMGPTCTRSCAFCQVDKGHAPLPLDPTEPDRVAEAVETLGLQYVVLTAVARDDRPDQGATQFAATMQAITQRCPQTQIEVLTPDFWGGEPDRDRAEQAQADRLAVVLAEQPACFNHNLETVERLQGQVRRGARYDRSLRLLALAKQQAPMIPTKSGLMLGLGETQAEVIETMQALRQVGCDRLTLGQYLQPSLAHLPVQRYWTPAEFEELGAIARDLGFQQVRSGPLVRSSYHADSSQD
- the mnmA gene encoding tRNA 2-thiouridine(34) synthase MnmA, yielding MERVVVGLSGGVDSSVAAALLHRQGYAVEGLTLWLMKGKGQCCSEGMVDAAGICEQMGVPYHVVDSRDRFQEAIVDYVVQGYEAGITPLPCSQCNRAVKFGPMLDYAKTELKADAIATGHYARLRQNPETGRTELLRAVDRNKDQTYFLYDLPQSVLQSVKFPLGELTKPETRQIAAELGLRTAEKPESQDLCLAEVHGSMRAFLDRYIESREGEIVDQSGRVLGKHTGIHHYTIGQRKGLGIAHSEPLYVIAIDPIQNRVVVGDRHSAAQSECTVSRVNWVSIAQPDAPIQAAVQVRYRSAPVPCTVIPLAGDRARILFADPQFSITPGQAAVWYDGDRLLGGGLIDRVERTTEPV
- a CDS encoding RNA polymerase sigma factor SigF, giving the protein MGEPLSSDPRRQTFLLLRQYQQTRDHRIRNRLVELNLGLVRQEAYRWVQRCPESFEELVQIGSLGLIAAIDRFELERGKAFSSFAVPYIRGEIQHYLRDRSGTVRVPRRWAELHQQIDPLRHKLQRELGRSPTEEELRQGLGLDAEEWQEVRLIGRNRTTLSLDQPLYADEEQVTSLGDSIADPKYRSFQLAEEDRIRLQQAMQLLEQRTREILEFVFFYDLTQREVAEKLGLSAVTVSRQVKKGLKHLKSILRSGDDA
- a CDS encoding SRPBCC family protein; translated protein: MSDWLEHSVQVEVAVPVARAWELWSDLEQMPRWMKWIDSVQVQKDDPELSRWKLASQGFEFSWLSRITRLVPQQLIQWESVDGLPNRGAIRFYDRQDHSIVRLSISYAIPGGLGPLMDKLFLGRIVEGTLKADLDRFRHYAESPR
- the zds gene encoding 9,9'-di-cis-zeta-carotene desaturase, which translates into the protein MRVAIVGAGLAGLAAAIDLVDAGHQVAIYDSRPFVGGKVGSWIDADGNHIEMGLHVFFFNYANLFALMRKVGAFENLLPKAHTHTFINKGGEVGELDFRFPIGAPFNGLKAFFTTSQLTWLDKLQSALALGTSPLVRGILDYEGAMKIIRALDRISFADWFRSHGGSEGSLKRMWNPIAYALGFIDTENISARCMLTVFQMFAAKTEASKLNLLAGSPAEYLHKPILDYIQARGATLHLQRRVREIEYTETNGQTVVTGLQIADGDAVERVEADVYLAACDVPGIQRLLPEAWRKWSEFDNIYKLDAVPVATVQLRFDGWVTELVDREKRHQLDHATGLDNLLYTADADFSCFTDLALSSPKDYYRKGQGSLLQCVLTPGDPFIAMKNEDIAQHVLKQVHELFPSSRDLNMTWSNVVKLAQSLYREAPGMDPFRPDQKTPIANFFLAGSYTQQDYIDSMEGATISGRRAAKAMLEAQAIAA
- a CDS encoding 1-deoxy-D-xylulose-5-phosphate reductoisomerase; the protein is MKAVTLLGSTGSIGTQTLDILEQYPDRFRLVGLAAGRNVALLSEQIRRHRPEIVAIQDAAQLSELQAAIADLDNPPLILTGEAGVTEVARYGDAEIVVTGIVGCAGLLPTIAAIEAGKDIALANKETLIAAGPVVLPLLQKHGVTITPADSEHSAIFQCIQGLSTHADFRPAQVVAGLRRILLTASGGAFRDWPVERLSQVTVADALKHPNWSMGRKITVDSATLMNKGLEVIEAHYLFGLDYDYIDIVIHPQSIIHSLIELEDTSVLAQLGWPDMRLPLLYALSWPDRLSTQWSALDLVKAGSLEFREPDHAKYPCMDLAYAAGRKGGTMPAVLNAANEQAVALFLEEQIHFSDIPRLIERACDRHQTEWQQQPSLDDILAYDAWARQFVQASYQSLESVV